The genomic DNA atgggtcctgtggaagcgaacccaggccatcaggctttgcaggcacctttaaccattgagcgtCTGTCTCACTACAATCACACTTTTTGAGAAGCAAAGGACCTCTAGAGATCCAGATCCATTTTCGTATACTTATTTATAttcatgaatatatgtatattcatttgGTATTGGGGCTTGTTCTTTGGAAAAGTGAAATCTTGTCTCCAGCCATACCAGCCTAAACTCTCCTGATCTCATTTGCTCTTGGAATCCCAGCAGGATTAGGCCTCGTTAGCACTTGGCTGGGAGAAGTGAGGTCTTACCTCAGAGCAGAAGGGACTCTGCTATCGCTCCGTCATGTTGTTTGATGCCAgataaatatagaaaaacattTGATAAAATTTTATGTGCTACACAAATTTATAGTAGTCTGAGAAAATGATATTTTAGTATTCACATATTTGAGCATAAAGTGTCTTTTACTAAAATTATTTGCACAATAATTACTTCCAGATCTTTCCAACTGGGCTTGCAAAACATACATCTTGAATTTTAAGACCAGGGCACGTGTGTTTCCCAGTTATGCTGTTATGAGAAAAGCTAGGCCACTAACAGTTAAAGCACTAGGACATTTTGACTTCACTGTGAAAGATCATTGGCCCCTGGCATCACCACAAAAtggtcttttattcttttttttttttttttttttaatttttcgaggtagggtctcaccctagcccaggctgacctggaattcactatgtagtctcttggtggcctcaaactcacagtgatcctcctacctctgcctccaaagcactaggactaaaggcatgagccaccatgcccggctttgataCTTTTATTAGAAACGAtggctcatgggctggagagatggcttaacggttaagcgcttgcctgtgaagcctaaggaccccagttcgaggctcgattccccaggacccatgttagccagatgcacaaggggcacacatgtctggagttcattagcagtggctggaagccctggcgtgctcattctctctctctctgtctctttctgtcacactcaaataaataaataaaaatgaacaaaaaaatttttaaaaaatgatggctcacgcctttaatcccagcacttgggaggcagaggtaggaggattgctgtgagtttaaagccaccctgagactacagagtgaattccaggtcagcctgggctagcgtgagaccctaactcagaaaaaaaaaaaaaaatagaacagtctagagggatggcttaatggttaaggtgtttgcctgcaaaggcaaaggctcctggtttgattttccaggacccccataaaccagatgcacaaaggggtcacatgcatctggagttcatttgcagtggttggagtgcccattctttctctctcttacataaataaataaataaaatatatatttttttaaaaaaatgagtagaacatcactggaggaatggcttaatggttaaggcattcgcctgcaaagccaaaggatccaggtttgattccctaggacccacattagccagatgcacaggggtgggacacacatgtctggagtttgtttgcagaggctggaggccctggtgtgcccattctctctctctccctctttctctatcaaataaaataagtaaataaagagaaagCCCAGGACCAGCCCTGGTTGAATCATCTCTATGCCACCCACCAGGgatcagggaccattgcagaagtcGTCCTGGGaagatgagtgctgctctcactgccagccagagAACCAAGTTTGTGGACATGATGGTAAACAGcgaggagactcaaagctcatcaaagcagCAACTAAGAGGCtgtgaagtgctcagcactgatggAGACTTCACCCAATGCTCTCCAAGACTTAGGAAACACTGTCAAAGAGGGGGTGGCAAGAAGTACTTCCGGGCACTGTCTTCCCAACATGAGCTGGCTGGTGCATTCCCGACCCCACCGTGGGTAACCAATACCCCCACGAGAGCAGCATGGCTCTGAGCCCATGAGCATTTGACATGTTGGATGGAGGATCTGTTTCCTCGGCTATACATTGGGTTTACTACCATGACTTAAGGATgttatgagaattaaatgagcTAATGTATTAAAGAACCTAGGTGCATAGCAAACTAATTGCATTGCTACCTCTCTGTAACCAGTGTTTGGAAGGGCTGAAAGCAGTCTTGCTGTAGGCGACCTGAGATCTGACACATGTCCTTGTTCCTTCTTTAATCAGACCTGTGCTGGGCTCATCCCTCCTCTTCTGTGGGCTCCATTTTGGTTGTATGCTGACCTCTAAAAAGAACCAGGGCATTTTTcccccctcactctctcaaaataagaacTTATCATTGCATACTTATTATGATCACAGTTTTCCCTAATTGTTATTATTGTGGTAAAATATACAGATGAGGTAAAACATACCATCTTAACAATCTAGTGTACCATGCAGTGGTGTGAAAGATGTTCATAGCATTGCACAACGATCACCATCACCCATCTCCATAATCTTTTTGTCTTGAGAAGATGAAACTCTGTATCCACTCAGCAATAactcccctttctctcctcctctccagccTACTTTCTATCTCAATGATTTTGACTCCTCTGGGAAGTACCTTCTGTAAATGAAATCATACAGTATGTTTCTCCTGTGACTGGCTGATCTCACAACATACAGCCCTCAGTGTTGGCCCATGCTGTAGCGTGTCTGAATTTCCTTCCCTTCTGAGGCGAATACTCTACTGCATACCACATTTTGCTTATCCCTTCATCTGTTAATGGACACCGGGGCTTCTTCCACATTTTCGTTGGGATGTGTCATGCTGCTATGAACATGCCTGTACAAATATGGCCTTGACACCCTCACTCAGGGATATTCGGAACTGGTAAAGATTATTGGTAATATCCAAAGTTGGACTGTCCATGTGAAAACCTGATATGGAGATAGAACAGGAGAGAAAGTGAGCTATTAAGCATTACCCAATAGTTGGTCTTTAGAGAGCTGGGGGAGATTGTGAAGTGGTTAGAGACACTTGTatgtaaagcctgctagcctggattcaatgcctcagtgctcacataaaaccaagtgatgcatgtgtctagagtttgcagcaccaagaggccgtggcacacccatgatctttctctcaaataaataaatatataagaagctttaaaataagtttataattGGGCTTTATGCTAAATGTTATCCAAATATTACCTGTGTGCGTGTGTTCTGCTTTCCAGAAAAGGAAACCGAGGTCCAGTGATAAGTAACTGAGCTGATGACTGCAGGCAGCACTTGCGTGTTTCCCTCTGATTCCAATGCCCGTGACTTCTCAGTGTGCTATGCCCTGACTCATGTAACGCTGGCTCAAAGAAAGGCAATAGTGCCTGAATGGGCTCCTGGTGCCACCAGGTACCCAAGGGAACACCAAGATcaaagtgggctggaaagatctGCTGTTTCAGTGCCCACCAGATGACATCCAAATGACCTAGTGGGTCGCCACGGCTTGTCTGTCTGGGGTAGGTCAGGGTTTGCAGCACAaaggctgtgaggctttgcatgCACTTGTCAGGGCATGCATTAGGTACAGTGTCTGTGAGGCAGTGCAGGGTGCAGGAAAAAGACCTCTCCCAATCCCACTGGGCACTCTGGAGTTGAGACCCCTCCTGAATGGCCTCCTGGAGGTAAAGGGAATGAGACTTTTAAACTCTTCaatagacctttttttttattttctgcagGATGTCTGAGATTGGACATAGGAACGTACAGCCTTAATAGGCCAAGGACAGTCCCTCGCTTGAGAGCCATTAGCCTACAAGAGCTAGAGGGACTAACGTCAGCTGGAGAAGGTGCTGGGCTGTGAGTCGCTGGCAGTACTCACCTCTTAGCCCTTTGCTTCAGGCCCCGCCCCCCCTCCCGCAGCCCAGCATCCTCTCCCCTGTGGGGTTGTGGCTCCAGATTGGAAGTAGCAGGGTAGGCACATTTCCTGAGTGGCTGCAGGCTCATCTAGCCCTGGTCCTGCCTAACAAACGACACGATGGACACAGAGCCAGGACTGGGTATCCAGACTCCTGCTAAGCTAGGTTCCAACATCACAGAAGCACGTGGGATCCCAAAACACCACACTTGGGGGCCTTTTATTTGCAACCTTGGGattttcagatttaaaaaaaaaaattctctctatgtgaggaagcaaagaaaaggagCCAGAAAATGGTCTAAAAGCATATTACCAGGAAATTGTTTCTACTGTGTTTATGACTGTTCTTAATGTTTTATGAATATGCTAAAAAAATGCTGGGGCATATTTCCTTGGGCACTCTAGTTAATTACTTATTCTGAGTGTTTCTACTCCATTCCTTGCGAAATGTGTTGTGCATTAATTCTGATTATGTACAAAAACCCACCTGCAAGGAAAAACTCTGAATCAGTAATGCTGGTAAAATGAGCAGCCCTCCTGGGGTTCCACTGAGAGAGAGGATACTGGACAGAATTAGAATCTTGTAGCTAAGGCTATTCATAATGTCATTAACATAAAGGCAATTAAATGAGTTTTTAACCTACAACCCTTTATTGTTATTAATGAACATTAGAAAAACACAGGAGATAAAATTGGTAATTATCTCTGCACCAAGCTATGCAATAATGtgtttaaatataaaaacaaaacaaatgattatTGTTAGTATTTTCAGTAGCAGAAACCCCAGGAGCAGCTCCAGCATCTTTAATCACACAGGCCTATACCAAGAGGGTTAATTAAAAGAGGGCTCTACCTTCCATGTGTCTGGGTGTTCCGTTTAATATGGAATCAACAAACGTAAGTGTGAATTTGCAAAAAGACATCCTGAACAGTTGTTTCTGCCTGTGGGTTAACCACCTTTACAGAAAACACAGACCCATTCGTTCTCCTGCAGAAGAATGGTCTGTGGGTCTCCCGAAGCAAGTTTTTCCTTTCTGGAAACATTACCACACAAAGCTCTCAGAGCCCATTCCAAGAACAATTGTATAAATGCAGGCTCATTACCTAAGCTGGCTATtcagtaaaaataatttaagcctTTGAAAGACGTGCAGATGTAAAAAGCAATGGCAAATGCGATCTCAGCACTCTGTGATATTCAAAGAGCctccagtttattttctttttctttctttatgcaaACTGCAAGAGCTTATAAGCAAGCCACGCGGGCAGAGCTTGTTTATGAGGATACGGCAGTTAATGGATGGTGAAATGCCTGCACCTAATAATAGTTTCCCACTAATTAATTCAGTGTGTATCTCTTACCATTGAAAATGTGAATATCACATGTCTTATAATTTGTTCCAGACTGGTTTGGTTTCCGAAGCCCATGTTTAAGTGATGCATGCCTCTAATTTGTCTTTGCAGTGGAGTTCAGGGCAAATAGGACTGCACAAATGTGATCCTTTTGGAAGGAGATTTTGAGCAAGAGCCATGTGGCAATGCTAGtgctttttgtgtttatttcatcTTTCTCACAAACAAGAATAAATGCCTTTGCCATGTTATTTATGGAGGCATTCTATAATATAAACGTAGCAACGTCTGCCGCTGACATTTTGTATGTGATTTTACAAAATAATTGTGATAACTTCGGGGTGATACTGATGTCCAAATGATGACAATTAGGCAAAAGTCAAGCATACGtgtggccctgagtttgattgcagtaccATAAAGACATCACCCTGTCTTTCCTAGACTTGACTATGTTATACACTAAGTTGCATACATACAAACTCCTTAAGGGGATGCAAAAGTCAGCCACACATCAGGATGAGATTTTTCAAATAGGAAGTAACAACATTGATTATCTTCTCCAAAATGTCTGGGACTTGGATTTGAAGGCCACGGGTGAGCCCTACATGGTCAGCTACCGTCATGACTAGATGGGGGCCCAGTTAAATTATccaggtttgggctggagggatggcttaacagttaaggcctttgcttgcaaagtgaaaggacccaggttcgattccccaggacccacgttagccagatgcacaagggggggcgcatgcgactggagttctcttgcagtggctggaggccctggcgcacccatcattcactctctctctctctctcttcctctttctcagtcaaataaataaatataaataaatcattttttttaaaatttttttttatttttattttttatttgagagcgacagacacagagagaaagaaagagggagagagagagaatgggggcgccagggcttccagccactgcaaacgaactccagacgcgtgcgcccccttgtgcatctggctaatgtgggacctggggaaccaagccttgaaccggggtcattaggcttcacaggcaagagcttaaccgctaagccatctctccagcccataaataaatcatttaaaaaattatccaggTTTGATATTGAAGAAACCCAGCCAAGCCCCTCCATCTCTCCCAAGCAGCACTGAGGAGAGAGACaacattcagagagagagggtgacatGCAGCTGAGTAAGTGGTCAGTAGACCCTGTCCCCTCCATGCCAGCTCTGTGCTCTCTTCTCCTCTGGCACTGAGGGCAGAGAGCCATGTTGGACACCAGCCCCTGGAGCACAGGCAGCTGACCAGGTAGGCCCATGGCCAGCGGGCCTGCACCATGATTCTCATAGAGGCCAGGTAGCTTCTTCATGTGCTCTTGTTTCATCCACTGCTGCCAAGGCACACAGCATGCCTCACTTCCCACGATCCTTCGTCCACTGCTGCAAACGCACACAGCATGCCTCACTTCCCATGATCCTTCATCCACTGCTGCGAACGCACACAGCATGCCTCACTTCCCATGATCCTTCATCCATTGCTGCAAAGCACACAGCATGCCTCACTTCCCATGATCCACAGAAACCAGGCTTGTCAGGCTGGCTGTTTGTGGAGTGCCCTGGTACTGAAGCCTGACCTTAAGACCTTAGTGCAGGAAGCAAGTAACAGAGGCCCTCATTAcaccacaat from Jaculus jaculus isolate mJacJac1 chromosome 19, mJacJac1.mat.Y.cur, whole genome shotgun sequence includes the following:
- the LOC123456068 gene encoding uncharacterized protein LOC123456068, yielding MAQAVGVTSCKRRSCRSGRLYRRSHTRDAPTSASRAPVRFRNLPGENLKYDVDYVSHRHGRCGALPEALKYETVSYKNSHRVIELAKLRENSTLLSNRTGIRDHCRSRPGKMSAALTASQRTKFVDMMVNSEETQSSSKQQLRGCEVLSTDGDFTQCSPRLRKHCQRGGGKKYFRALSSQHELAGAFPTPPWVTNTPTRAAWL